The genomic segment CATTTGCTGGGCGCGGGTGACCATTTCCTCGATCTCGGCGCGCTGTTCGGCCATCGCATCCTGAAGTTTCTGCAGCTCCGCCTCGTAGGCGGCGGTTGCGGCCTCGGAGGCGCCTTCGGTGAGGGGGCGCGATTCGAGCTCGTCGACGCGGGAGGAGAGGGCGGCGAGGTCGTCCTGCGTTTGCGAAAGCTGGTCGGAGAGTGACGTCAGCGTTTCCTGCAGGTCGGTCTGGCCCTGTTCGAGGGTGGAGAGGTCGGGCGCCTCTGACCCGGCGCCGAGCTGTTCCGTCAGGGTGTCGAGACGGTCGGATTGCGATTGCAGCTTTTCGTCGGTCTCGGTGCGCAGGGCATCGAGGCCGGTGGTATCGGCAGGCTGGGTGAAGAGGAAATAGGCCACGCCGAAACCGATGGCGCCGGCGGCGACGCCGCCAAGGAGCGTCGGGAAGAAGCCGCCCTTGTGGACGACTGTCGGTTCGGTACGGGCGGGGGCCGGGGTTGGCTCCGGCCTGGGCTCGGGGTCGGGCTCCGGCTTGGTGTCTTCGCCGGTCGCGATGGTATCGGTGGAATCGGCGCTTTCCGGCGTGGTGTCGCCCCACGGGCGGGGCTGGTCGGAGGCGGTGTCGTCACCGGTGGCCGTGGGGTCGGCATCGTTGGAGGCGTCCGGTTCGGAGGTATCCGGTTCGGTGGCATCCGCCGTGGGCGTGTCTTCCGGTTTGTCAGACTCAGCCGTCTCGGCGCTTTCGGGCGTGTCGGAGCCGTCTACGGATGCAGACAGCGCCGCCGAGCCCTCGGCGGTTTCGGAAGGAGTTCCGGATGCATCCGCGCCGTCCTCCGCGGCCTTGGCCGCGTCGGTTTCGGTCTTGTCGGTTGCATCCTTGTCGGATGTCTTGCGTTTCGAAGTCGTGGTCTTGGACGTTGTCTTTCTCGCCACCTGTGTCACCCCTGTCGATTTCGCCGGCGCGCTCGTCTTTATCTGACCTTACTTGGCTGTATTTCCACTCTCAACCCGGTTGGGGCCTGACGCAAGGTCTTCGATGAGGTCGAGCATGGCCTCGGCGGTGGGGGTTTCGGCGATATGGATGGAAGCGGCACGGCCGGCGGGAACGGTTTCGGCGGTGTTGCGGCTGATGGCGGCGATGTGCAGGGGCGCGGGGCCCGGTGCGGCCTCGAGGAAAAGGCGGGCGCTGCGGGGCGAGAAGAGCGGGATCACAAGGGGGTTACGGCCTTCCAGAAGGGAGAGGGCCGTCGGGTCGAGAGCCTGGGGGAGCTGGCGATAGACGACCCTTTCTTCAGTCTCTATGCCGGCCTCAGAGAGGATTTTTGCCAGATCCGAGGCCACGTGTTCGCCGCGCAGATAGAGCAGGTTTCCGCTTGGCCGGTCGGCGAGGAGGCGCCGGGCGAGATGCTCGGCGGTGCCGCCGGTGTCGATGGCGGTGAGCCCGGCCCTTTTCGCGGCCTCCGTGGTGGCGGGGCCGACGCAGTAGCATGTCTGGCCACGGGCTCGGCCGGTGAGCGCCGGGAGGGCCTGGGCGGAAGTCAGAATGAGCGTGTCGCCTGCGGCGATGTTATCCAGGCTGACGGGCAGATGTTCGATACGCAGGATGGGGGAAATGACGATGCGAGCGTCCCCGCCCAGCCGATTGCGCAGTTTCTCGGCGAATCCGCTGGCGGCCGGTTCGGGCCGGGTGATCAGAATCGTGGTGGCCATACCTTGCCCGGAGTTGTTTGCGCCCCATACTGGTGTTACCTGCCGATGGATCAACGCGCAACGGGCGGGCCGATGGGTGCACCTCTGACAGTATTGGGGCTGGAAAGCAGCTGTGACGATACGGCGGC from the Roseovarius indicus genome contains:
- a CDS encoding uroporphyrinogen-III synthase, which codes for MATTILITRPEPAASGFAEKLRNRLGGDARIVISPILRIEHLPVSLDNIAAGDTLILTSAQALPALTGRARGQTCYCVGPATTEAAKRAGLTAIDTGGTAEHLARRLLADRPSGNLLYLRGEHVASDLAKILSEAGIETEERVVYRQLPQALDPTALSLLEGRNPLVIPLFSPRSARLFLEAAPGPAPLHIAAISRNTAETVPAGRAASIHIAETPTAEAMLDLIEDLASGPNRVESGNTAK